The region AGCAGCTAAAATCTATTACAACAAAAGCCTGGAAGAACTTTCTCTTGCCCAGATGGCAATGATCGCCGGTTTGCCGAAAGCTCCTTCCAAATACAATCCGGTTGCCAATCCTAAACGTGCTCTTGAACGTCGCAACTGGATTCTGGGACGCATGCTACAGCTTGGTTATCTGAATCAGACTCAGTATCAGCAAGCCATTGCTGAACCAATCAATCTGGATATGCCGGATCGTAGTACCCGAAATAAGTTTCCCTATGTCGGAGAGATGGTTCGTTCTGAACTAATCCAGAATTTTGGTGCACAGGCCATCGATTCTGGCTATAAGGTCTATACCACGATTAATAGCCAACGTCAGGCTTATGCTGAGCGATCTGTACAACAGGGCCTTGAAGCCTATGACCGACGTCATGGCTGGCGCGGTGCTGAAGCAAATGATCAACCCTTAAAAAATTTCCAGCCTTTTGCCAATACCTACCCTGCTCAGGTCACTAAAATTAACCAAAATAGTTTTGAAGTCTTAATGCAGGATGGAACAACAGTCACCGTTCCCTGGTCAGGAATGTCGTGGGCACGACGCTACCGAAACGCCAATAGTGTGGGTGCTGCACCCAACCGTGCGGCTGATATTGTTAAGCTGAAAGATATTGTCCGTTTACGTCCTAATGAACAAAAAACGTCGTGGGCACTGGTACAGATTCCTAAAGTTCAAGGTCAACTGATTGCACTAAATCCCAATAATGGTGCCATTGAAGCAGTGGTTGGTGGTTATAATTTTTATCAATCAACTTTTAACCGTGCCATTCAAGGCTGGCGTCAACCAGGTTCGACCATTAAGCCTTTTGTTTATGCACTGGCCTTAGAGCGCGGCATGAGTCCGCATACCATGGTCAATGATGCGCCGATTACGATTGGCAAATGGACCCCCAGAAACTCAGATGGTCGTTATCTTGGCATGATTCCTTTACGTCGTGCTTTATACCTTTCACGTAATACCGTTTCTGTGCGCTTGCTACAAACGGTTGGGATAGAGCGTACCCGACAATTATTGATGGATTTTGGTCTGGAAGATAAACAGATTCCGCGCAACTACACCATTGCTCTTGGTACGCCGCAAGTACTGCCTATTCAGATGGCCACCGGTTATGCCACGTTCGCGAATGGTGGTTATCGGATTCAGCCGCATTTCATCAGTCGGATTGAAGATGCTTATGGTAATACGATCTTTGAAGCAAAACCTGAATATGCCTGTATTTCCTGTATCAGTCAGGAAGAACAAACGATCGCTTCTGCTGACGTGGTGACGCCCGATGATGAAGTAATCGAAATGAATAACCTCTCACTGGAAAATAAAGCAGTAGCACCAAAGGTTTCGGCTGAACATAGCAATTACCGTCAAGCACAACGTATTCTCAAATCAAGCTCTGCCTATGAAATGGCTAATATTTTAAGTGATGTCATTCAGCATGGTACTGGCCGTGCAGCCTTACGCATTGGGCGTAGTGACCTGGGTGGTAAAACAGGTACCACTAACGATGCCAAGGATGCCTGGTTTGCCGGCTTTAATGGCAAGCTGGTAACGGTAACTTGGGTCGGCTTTGACCAGCCAACGACTTTGGGACGCCGTGAATATGGCGGTGTAGCCGCCTTGCCAATCTGGACCGACTTTATGGCTAATGCACTAAAAGGTACACCAGAATCCTGGGTACGTCTGGATCGTAAAGCTAGAGCGCCAGTAAATCGCACTAAAGTCATCAGTCAGGATGTAGAAGTACAGGAAGACCTCTCTTCTCCGCCAATGGCTACCCCACTCTATCGTCCAGCACCCGTTGTTACACCTAGACGTGAGCAAAATGATTTTGAAGATCTACCGGGTGAAGAATTAACTGTACCTAATGAAACTCCAACTACACAGGAACAACCGCTGCAGCCAAAGAAAACTGATTCTCTTGATAATCTGATTGAGCAGGTCCGGTAATTTCTCTGATAAAGCAGTCAAATAAAAAGCCCTCAATTGAGGGCTTTTTATTATTTAGATAATGATCGGCATTATTTCTTTTGAAAAATATAAATCTGGTATTGTGCCATCAATTCAAATTGTTCCTGCTGCTCAAGTGCCAGACGGCGCTCCGACTTAGCCTTATAAGCGTACGGCGTCATAGCAATCAGATTTTTCAGGTCTGCTTGTGGCAAGTTCATAGACGCTTCAACAATCTGTTCACTCACCAAATCAAATTCATCTTGCAACTGCTCGACGAATTTCTGTGGTTCATGCGGTTTAACTTCCTCAAATAAGGCTTCACGCATGGCATACAAATGCTGTGGTGCAGGCGTCACAACCATCAAATAAGATTTCGGCTTGAGTACACGCAGAATTTCCTGTTTCGGAATCGGGCTAAACAGGCTGGTACATAGATCTATTGACTCATCTAACACAGGCAAAGTTGCGCCTGTACCCACCACCCAAGTAATCTCTTTATTCAGCTTCGCTGCTACCTGGATGGCATTTTTGGCAATATCCACACCTACACACTGCAGTACTTCCTGCTGCATGGCATCAGTGTAATAGCCTTCCCCGCAGCCGATATCGAGCAAGTTTTCAATACGTAGATCACGAATTTTTTTAACGACAGCCTGCTGTAATGGCGCATAGTGACCTGCACTTAAAAATGCTCGACGCGCTTGCACAGACTCAGGGGTATCGCCTGGATTTTTACTGTGTTTATGCTGAACCACATGTAAGTTTACGTAGCCTTGTTTTGCAACGTCATAGCTATGCTGATTGTCACAGCGCCACGTGCGATCGTTCAATTTGAGCTGCTCACGACAAACAGGACACATCAGTAGGTTCATTGATTTATTCTCCAAAACAAAAAAGCCGGCATGCGCCGACTTTTTCAAATGCATTTCTTAGCGTAATTTTAAAGTCATTAGACCCAAAACTACCAGCATAATTGTAATAATCCAGAAACGAATCACGACTTGAGTTTCACGCCAACCTTTCTTCTCGTAGTGATGATGCAGCGGTGCCATCAAGAACACACGTTTATTGCGCATACGTAATGAACCGATCTGCAGGAACACCGAAATTGCTTCAACCAAGAATACGCCTGCCATAATCGCAAATACGATTTCTTGACGAACCATCACCGCAATAGTGCCGAGCATCGCGCCAAGTGATAACGCACCAACATCACCCATAAACACTTGCGCAGGATGAGCATTAAACCAAAGGAATGCCAAGCCCGCACCGATCATCGCAGCACAAATCACTACAAGCTCAGATGAATATTTCACATATGGAATATGAAGATAATTGGCAAAGCGCACATCACCCGCAAGATAAGCAAATACACCTAAACCTGTTGCAACCAAAACGATGGGCATAATGGCTAAACCATCAAGACCATCCGTTAAGTTCACTGCATTCGATGCACCGTTAATAACGAAGTAAGTAAAGATAATAAAACCTATACCCAGCGGTACAACTGATAGTGGAATACTATGATCTTTAAAGAACGGAATCAGTACATCCAGCATATTCGCTGTAACAACAGGATTAGTTTGCTGTTGTGCAATCATATACAGTGCAATACCTGCACCCAATGAACCCACAGAGGTCCAGAAGAATTTTTTACGCGCAGGTAAACCGGCATTGTCTTTATAACGGATTTTGATCCAGTCATCTGCCCAACCGACCGCACCAAAGATCACCATCACCGCAAGCACAATCCACACATATGGATTGGATAAATCTGCCCAAAGTAAGGTTGAAATACCAATCGAAAGTAAAATTAATACACCACCCATAGTTGGTGTACCCATTTTTTTCGCATGGTTTTCAGGTGCAAATGAACTTACTGCTTGACCATATTTCAAGGCTTGTAGCTTGCGAATCATAATCGGACCAAGTACAAGACCAATGGTCAATGCCGTCAAGACACTGAGCAATGAACGTAATGTTAAATAACGAACCACCTGAAACGTGCTGTCATAGCCCGCCAAATGTTCAAATAGCCATAACAGCATTTAAAGTTTCTCCATCAATGCAGCCATCAATGTTTCCATATGGGTATAACGTGACCCTTTAAACAGGAATGACATCGGCTGAGGTTGATGTGTTTCAATCAAATTAATTAAAAATGGCAATGCCTGCTCTTGGTTTAAGAAGGCCTGCATTTTCTTACCATATTGGGTACTACGAGCACCTTCTTGTGCTGCTGGAGCAAATTCACCGACAGCAACCACAAAGTTAAGCCCTTTCACCGAAACCAAATCGCGACCGAGCTTATAATGCTCAATCGCTGCAGATGAACCTAATTCGCCAATATCCCCAGTCACCATGACACGGATGCCCTCTTGCTGTGCAAGCACATCAGCAGCAGCACGCATAGATGTTGGGTTGGCATTGTAGGTATCATCAATAAATAAATATTCTTTGTGCTCGATGAAATTCAAACGACCTTTGGCACCAACAGCATGCTCAAGACCAATGACAATATCATCAAGACCCACACCAATTGCCAAGGCAAATGCTGCAGCAGCCGTTGCATTTTGAACATTGTGCTCACCTGCAAACGGAAGTTGTACAGTTTTTATACCTTGTGGTGTATTTAATGTAAATGTTGCAGATTGTGATTGCAGTTCGATATTTGTAGCGAAAACTTCCCCACCCTCACCAAAACTCATTACTTGTTCAGTTTGAACTGCATTACGAATCTCTTGAGTAAAATCATCATGCGCTGGCACAATCGAGATGTCTGAAATATGAGAATAAATTTCAGACTTGGCGCGGCAGATCCCATCGCGGCCGCCAAATTCTCCCATATGTGCAGTACCGATATTTAAGATACCTGCCACATGCGGTTGAACTAAATTTGAGGTGTAATCGATTTCACCTTTATGGCTTGCACCAAGCTCCATGACGGCATATTGATGCTCATGACGAAGCTCCAATAACATCATCGGTACACCCAAATCGTTATTTAAGTTACCGCGTGTAATCAGTGTTGGTGCAATGCGAGACAGAATACTGCCCAGCATTTCTTTGGTAGTGGTTTTACCGCTACTGCCAGTCAGGGCAATGACTTTGAGTTGTGGATTTTGCTGACGACGGAAAGCACCGAGACGACCCAGCGCCTGACGGGTATCTTCCACAACCAATTGGCAGATTTCAGCATCAACCGGATGATCTACAATGGCAATCTGGCAACCATTTGCCGCAACTTGCGCCACGAAATCATGTGCATCAAAACGTTCGCCTTTCAATGCCAGAAAAGCATCACCGGCTTCAGCATCACGGGAATCCATCAGGATACGTTTAATTTCACCTTCAGGCTGCTGGTCATTCAGCCAATAACCCTGAGTTGCCTGTTGTAATTGTGCGGCAGTCCAAGGTACCAAAGGCACAGTACTGGTAGTTGAAGTATGCATAAATTCGTCCTATTACTGCGCTGGATATGCTGAGTCAGGGCTACAGTGCTGCGCATCAATTGCCGCCTGTATTTCGACAACATCATCAAACCAATGGCGTACACCATCGATTTCCTGATAATTTTCATGCCCTTTGCCTGCAATGACTACAATATCACCCGCTTGCGCATGTTTCACTGCAAACTTGATCGCTTCACGACGGTCATGAATTTCCTGATAAGTTTTAGCTGCGAAATCGATACCTTGCTTCATATCGGCAAAAATCTGCTCTGGATCTTCAGTACGTGGATTATCCGAAGTTAAAATCGCAATATCAGAACCATTGAGAGCCGCTTGGGTCATCAATGGACGTTTACCACGATCACGGTCACCCCCACAGCCAAACACCGCCCATAACTTGTTATTGACATGACGTTTTAAAGTCACCAATACCTGCGTTAAGGCATCTGGGGTATGGGCATAATCCACCACAAACAGGCGTTCGCCATCACGAATCACCTGCATACGACCTGGTGCACCTTGCAGCTCAGGTACAGTCGCAATCAGGTTTGCCAAATCAAAACCCGCCTGTTCAGCCACAACCAGACTCGCCACCAGGTTTTCTACATTAAAATGACCCAAGAGTGGGCTTTGTACCGTGAATGTACCCTGTGCAGTGATCAGTTTAAATTCTGCGCCAGAAATCCGGTATTGAGTATCCTGTACTTGATAGTCAGCAGCTTGCGACAGTGAATAAGTCAGAATTTTCGGCTGTGCTGGATTGGCTTTGGCAGCATCAATCATCACCTGAGCATGTGCATCATCAAGGTTAATGATTGCAACTTTCAGAGATTCAAATTTGAATAAACGTGATTTGGCTTCAGCATAAGCTTCCAGCGTGCCGTGATAATCCAGATGGTCACGGCTCAGGTTGCTATAAGCCGCAATTTCAATATCACAGCCGTTCAGGCGACCCTGTTCAAGACCATGCGAACTGGCTTCAATCGAAGCAAATTCTGCACCTGCTTGTGCATAACCATGTAAGGCATTTTGCAATTGCAGTGCATCCAGTGTGGTATGCGAAGAGGCTTCCAGATTTGGTAAAATTCCATTACCCGTGGTGCCCATCACTGCGCAAGGTTTACCTTGTAGCATCAGCAGCTCAGCCACTAGACGTGAAATCGTCGTTTTTCCATTGGTTCCAGTCACGGCCAGAATACGTGCAGCCTGTACTGGCTGGGTCGCTTGCAGATAGCGTTTCTGCCATTCACCCATCAGATGCCGTACATTTGGCACCACCAATGCGGGAGAAATTCCAAGATCCTGTTCAGAAATGACCGCAAGTGCACCTAGCGATAGCGCCTTTCTCGCATATTCCACAGTTTTCTCAGGTTGGGACAAACTAGTTAGGGCAATAAAAATTTGCCCCAATTTTACTTTTCGGCTGTCCAGCTCAAAGCCCTGAAAGGATTGTCGCATCCATTCAGCGCTATCTTGAACGGCGTAGAGATCTTGAAATGTTATCGACATTGATCACCTGTTTACTGGACTTGGGAAGATTCTAAAGGTTTGTCCAATGGGACATTCAGCAAGCGTAAAGATTCTTGCATGACACGCGCAAACACCGGTGCAGCCACCAGACCACCATAATAGGCACCTGTTGGATTTTCTACTACAACGACCATCGCCAGACGAGGATCACTCACAGGTGCCATACCGGCAAACAGGGCACGATATTCATTTTGTGAATAGCCTTTACGATCGGCACGCAGTTTATGGGCTGTACCGGTTTTACCTGCAACACGATAACCTGGAATATTGGCCTGACGTGCCGTACCACCCGGCATCGTCACTGCTTCCATCATCAACAAGACCTGTTCTGCAATTTTCGGATCGATCACCTGCTCACCCTGTGGCTGTTCTTCCAGCTTGTACAGACTCAGTGGCATTTTCACACCTTTGTTGGCGATCATGGCATAAGCATCTGCCAGCTGAAGTACGGTCGCATTCAAACCATAACCATAAGACATGGTGGCCACTTCTGATACATTCCATTTGCTTGGAGGCAGGATCAGACCAGCACTTTCACCCGGGAATTTCACTGCTGAACGCTGACCAAAACCTAAACGTTTATAGAAAGTTGGTAAGGTTTCATAAGGCAATGACAGGGCAATTTTTGCTACACCCACGTTTGATGATTTCTGGATAATGCCACCCAGAGTCAATGGGCCATAGTTATGCGTATCACGGATGGTATGATTACCGACACGCATGCTACCCGGCGTGGTATTAATCACAGAATTGGCATTATATTTACCACTTTCCAGTGCCATCGCTACAGTCAGTGGTTTCATGGTCGAACCCGGCTCAAAGGAGTCAATTGCACCGCGGTTACGCATAGCATCTTTGTTCTGCATGCTATTTTTATCATTCGGGTTATACGCTGGCCATGAAGTCATCGCCAGAATTTCACCGGTTTTCACATCTACTGCAATTGCTGTTGCGGAACGGGCATTATTGGCGACACCCGCTGCAGTCAGTTCACGATACATGATGTATTGCAGACGTGAGTCGATACTCAGGGTGATGTTTTCCCCTGCTTCAACTTCTTTAATAATTTCAGGATCTTTAACTCGGTTACCCTTTTTGTCACGCACAATCTGCTGTTCGCCATCTACACCCGACAGACGGGTATTTAGCTGCATTTCCAGGCCTTCGATCCCCACGCTTTCACTGTTGGTCAGACCAATAATCTGTGAGTTCGGTTGTGGCTGCGGATAGTAACGCTTATAGTTTTTCTCGGTATATACACCCTGGAAATTACGCTTCATGATCAGCTCAGCCTGCTGAGGCGGAACTTCTTTTTTCAGGATCAGATAACGGGAACGCGGACGCGCTTCCATCTTCTTGCGCAGGTCAGCACGATCCATCCCCACAGCATCAGCCAGTTCATCCAGGTTCAGGTTTTTATCCGGTAACTGACGTTTCAGCTTGCGGCTATTCGGATCCTTTTCCAAAGCCTGAATGGTTTCATCATAGAGTTTTTTATTCTCAAAATAATCACGTGGATCAATCACCACCCGCATAATTGGCGTACTGATCGCCAGTGGCACGCCATTGCGGTCATAGATCACACCGCGCATGGCTTTAATTTTGTCAGTTTTTAAAATCTTGGCATTGGCTTTGTTCTGCAGGAATTCTTTATTAATCACCTGCACATAGAAAGCACGACCGATTAAAGCCACAAAGCACAGCAGTACCACGGCCCACATAATATAAAAACGGCTGATATCAACGCTTAAAGCATTTTTAGTCGTCACGGACTGTTTTTTACGTGCCACTTGCTTGGTTTTTTTGTCTACCATGTCTGAGCGCTAGCCTTATTTTTTTACATCTGAAGTTTGTGGCAATGAAATCACCACGGTCTGTGAAACAGGAGGAGAATACATTCTGAGCTGGGTCACGGCACGTGTTCCAATCTGTGCGGTTGCACCAAAGGTCTGCTGCTCAATCAGCAAACGTCCCCACTCTGCATTGAGATCATCACGCTCACGCAGATAGCTGCTCAGTTTTCGATAATCCTGACGATATTCAAAGACTTGAAATACCACAAATACAGCACTGATGAAAATCATCATCAAGAGAATGCCGTAAGTAATGGCTTTTTTCATCCCTGACTGATTCAACTTCCTTTCGACCACTTCAGTTTTCATTATTTGCCTATTAAGCTAAACGTTCCGCAACTCGGAGCCATGCACTACGTGAACGAGGATTGGCTTTTACTTCCTCATCACTTGCCTTGATACGGGATACTTTTTTCAGTCGACGTGTATCCTTGCGTTGTTGTGGCATCCCCCAGCCCGAGTCTTCCTCTAAGGTAGATTCTTTTTGAATAAATTGTTTAATTAAACGATCTTCCAATGAATGGAAGCTAATTACCGCCAAACGGCCATGAGGTTTAAGTACTTCAACGGCTTGTGGCAGAAAAACTTCAATATCTTCTAATTCTTTATTAATAGCAATACGAATCGCCTGGAAAGTTCGGGTTGCCGCGTGTTTATTTTTTTCCCATTTAGGGTGCGCCACTTTAACAATTTCCGCCAGCTTGGCCGTCGTATCGATATAACCAGCAGCCTTAATCGCTTTGGCAATACGGCGACTATAACGCTCTTCACCATACTGGAAAATGATATTGGCCAAAGCTTCTTCCTCAATATTCACCAGCCACTCAGCTGCTGTCGGACCTTGTGAATTGTCCATACGCATATCCAGCGGACCATCTTTCATAAAGCTAAAGCCACGCTCTGCCTGGTCCAGCTGTGGAGATGACACGCCTAAATCGGCCATCACACCATCCACACTTTCTATTCCATGCTGGGCAAGTGCCTCTTTAAGATCAGCAAAGCTGGCATGAATGATTTTAAACCGTGAATCTTCCTGTTCCAGGATAGCGGCTGTTTCAAGTGCCTGCGGGTCTTTATCAAAAGCATAAACGCGGGCATTTTCATCTAATTTAGACAATAAAAGACGGGTATGACCACCACGCCCGAAGGTTCCATCCACATAAATTCCCGTATTTCGATCAGCTACCAGGGCATCAACGGTTTCGTGAAGCAATACAGAAATATGGGACATAAAAACTCAATCAATAGGCCGAAAAATTTAACTGCACATTATCACTCTGTTTGGTTAAAGCTCCAAACGACTTTTTGTAGATAAATATTATTTTTCATAGAGAAAACCGTTTTTATTTTTGCTCAAATGATAAAAAAGCCTCCATAGAGGAAGCTTTTTTATTTATAAAATTAAATTTTAAATCAACAAATTAGCGTTTTGAGTTATAAATCTGGTCAAAAATCGCACCATTCACAAAGTGAGTTTTCTGTGCATTGGCCCAGCCACCGAATACTTCATCAATGGTAAAAGTGTTAATTTTCGGGAACTGCTTCGCGTATTTCGCTAAAACTTCCTGATTACGTGGACGGTAGTAATGTTTTGCTGCCATTTCCTGACCGAGCGGAGAATATAAATAATTAATATAGCCTGTTGCTAACCATTTATTCCCATTTCTCTCGACAGTACGATCCACAATTGCCACAGAAGGTTCAGTCAGAATCGTGAGTGATGGGTAGACAATTTCAAACTTGTCTTTGCCCAGTGTCTTTTGCGTCACTAAAGCTTCATTTTCCCAGGTCAGCAATACATCGCCAATATTACGTTCAGCAAAGGTGGTCATCGATGCACGTGCCGCCGAGTCCATGACTTTCACGTTTTTATACAGCTTGCCTACAAACTCTTGAGCTTTAGCCTTGCTGCCACCCGGTTGTTTTTCTGCATAACCCCAAGCTGATAAGTATACCCAACGTGGCAGACCACCAGTTTTCGGGTTTGGCGTAATAATTTCAACACCCGGTTTGGTCAAATCAGTCCAGTCTTTGATGTTTTTAGGGTTACCCTTACGCACCATAAAGACAATCGTCGAAGTATAGGGTGCAGAGTTATATGGAAATTCTTTTTGCCAGCCGGCTTTGATCTGACCCGATTTTACAATTTCGTCGATGTCATTGGCTAAAGCCAGTGTCACAACATCGCCTTTCAGACCATCAACCACCGAACGTGCCTGTTTACCAGAACCGCCATGGGACTGTTTAAAATTCACATTAATACCAGTCCGGTTTTTCCAGTAAGCACCAAAAGACTTGTTGAATTCATCATAGAATTCGCGGGTGGCATCATAAGAAACGTTTAGAAAATCACGGTCAGCTGCTTGGGTAGCAGTTGCAGTAAATGTCAAACCTGTTGCCAATAAGGCAGCGCTAAATATTGATTTTAACTGAGTTTTCATGAGAGCACAGGGAAGATTATCTTGTATACAGATAACTATATGAAATAAAGTTATTTTTCGCAATTCAGCAAACAAAGTGTATACAGGGTAATATTCAGTTATTTTTTATTTTAATTTCATGTTTTATATAATAAAAATTCTAAATACATAGAACTATCCAGATTTTATAGCATTTTATTCTTTAGATATGAAAAAAACGGATAAGCAACTTATCCGTTTTTGCTGTTTTATCCTGTATTTAGAAAACTTTTAGTAAATTAGCGGTTTTCAGCAGAAATCTGGTCATAGATTGCCCCATTCACAAAATGCGTTTTCTGTGCCTTGGCCCAGCCCCCAAAGACTTTATCAATCGTAAAGGTTTGAATTTTAGGGAACTGTGCGGCATATTTTGCTGCGGCTTTTTGATCACGTGGGCGGAAATAATATTTCGCTGCCAGTTCCTGTCCCTTTGGTGAATATAAATAGTTCAAATAACCTTTTGCCAGATTGGCATTGCCATTTTTTGCGACAGTTTTGTCGACAATCGCCACCGATGGTTCAGCCAGGATTGAGATAGAAGGATAAACAATCTCGTATTTATCTTTGCCTAAACCTTGAGTGGCTAACAGGGCTTCATTTTCCCAAGATAACAGCACGTCACCGATGCCACGCTCAGCAAAAGTGGTTAAAGAGCCACGCGCACCTGAATCCAGCACTTTGACATTGCCATATAACTTTTTCACCAGTTCTTTGGCTTTGACATCATTACCACCCGGCTGTTTCAGCGCATAACCCCAGGCAGACAGATAAATCCAGCGTGGTGCGCCACCAGTTTTCGGGTTTGGGGTAATAATTTCCACCCCTGGCTTAGTAAGATCATTCCAGTCTTTGATCTGTTTCGGATTGCCCTTACGCACCAAGAAGACAATGGTCGAAGTATAAGGTGCAGAGTTATTTGGAAACTCTTTTTGCCAGCCTTTATCAATCAGACCAGCTTTGACGATTTCTTCAATGTCATTGGCCAGTGCCAGTGTGACGACATCTGCCTGTAAACCATCCACAACGGAACGGGCCTGTTTACCTGAGCCACCATGAGACTGTTTAAAGTTAACCGCCTGTCCGGTTCTTTGTTTCCAGAATTTGCCGAATTCTTCATTATATTCCTGATAGAACTCACGGGTTGGGTCGTAGGAGACATTCAGGAAATCTTTGGCTATTGCCGACTGTGCAGTGGTCCCTGAAAGCACTGCGAAAAATGCAGATACAATTATTTTTTTCATTACAATAGCTCTTTTGTTTATTTAACAAGCACTATATAAACTTGAAATATATTTAACAATCATGTGCTTATAACAATAATTTTAAAGGTTTTCTGATTTTCAGATATCTCAAAAATGACAAATCTCTGCATTTTTTATACTTACCGCCTATCAAATGATTACTTTAGGATATAATCTTCATAGTCTCTTCACAGTCCTATGTTAAAAATAGCGCCGCTATGAGGTAATCTCTGATTTCTTTCGATTTTCCATTGTCATATTTATTTTTTTTGTAAATTTTGTGACTTGGTTCTACTTTTTAAGGGTTAAATGTGATTGAATTGTATTCAACACAACAAAAACCCTTAAGACTATAAATCCAGCACCACAACAACAGAGGGAGTTTGGACATGAAATTTACAACGTTCAAGACCGGCATCCTGAGCCTATCTATTTTATTTACCGCACAACTTAGCCATGCTGTTGTTGCGCATCCTGAGCTCGTTAATAACCGTGCTCCACTCACAGCTGCTGTGTCTAAACCAGCAGTAACAGTGACAAAGTCATCTCCGATTGAAAAAGCAATTCAGCAGCAAAAAACTGAAAAGTCACTGCACCCTGAAGAAAACCTGAAAGTTTTGACTGCAATTAAAGTACGTCCATCACAAAACTTTTTTGCCGATCAAAACCAAAGTTTTACCCGTTTTCTGCAAAATTTCTTCTTTAGCAGCAATTCTTAATGATCAGCTGACTGCTCGCATCGTTCAAAGCTGCTTCTGATTTAAAGCCATATCATTCAATGTTGAATTAAGCATTAAGTGATGTGGCTTTTTCGTTATAATAGCCAGAAATTTATATTTAGATTCCATCCGACTATGACTGTTCGTACTCGTATTGCCCCTTCTCCTACCGGTTTTCCGCACGTAGGTACTGCCTATA is a window of Acinetobacter sp. ASP199 DNA encoding:
- the ponA gene encoding penicillin-binding protein PBP1a; this translates as MKKLSSSGLVHPFFLIIIIIMISIPMGFYGMYLYIAPSLPEMSILKKAPLLKPLQVFSSDQELIAEYGGKLSVPVEYDQIPPEFIHAFLAAEDSSFFEHSGISFKGLGRALSESVTGSDVQTGGSTITMQVAKNYYLSPERTLKRKLTEIFLARKIEQNLTKEEILTLYVNKIFLGKNAYGIAAAAKIYYNKSLEELSLAQMAMIAGLPKAPSKYNPVANPKRALERRNWILGRMLQLGYLNQTQYQQAIAEPINLDMPDRSTRNKFPYVGEMVRSELIQNFGAQAIDSGYKVYTTINSQRQAYAERSVQQGLEAYDRRHGWRGAEANDQPLKNFQPFANTYPAQVTKINQNSFEVLMQDGTTVTVPWSGMSWARRYRNANSVGAAPNRAADIVKLKDIVRLRPNEQKTSWALVQIPKVQGQLIALNPNNGAIEAVVGGYNFYQSTFNRAIQGWRQPGSTIKPFVYALALERGMSPHTMVNDAPITIGKWTPRNSDGRYLGMIPLRRALYLSRNTVSVRLLQTVGIERTRQLLMDFGLEDKQIPRNYTIALGTPQVLPIQMATGYATFANGGYRIQPHFISRIEDAYGNTIFEAKPEYACISCISQEEQTIASADVVTPDDEVIEMNNLSLENKAVAPKVSAEHSNYRQAQRILKSSSAYEMANILSDVIQHGTGRAALRIGRSDLGGKTGTTNDAKDAWFAGFNGKLVTVTWVGFDQPTTLGRREYGGVAALPIWTDFMANALKGTPESWVRLDRKARAPVNRTKVISQDVEVQEDLSSPPMATPLYRPAPVVTPRREQNDFEDLPGEELTVPNETPTTQEQPLQPKKTDSLDNLIEQVR
- a CDS encoding putative RNA methyltransferase gives rise to the protein MNLLMCPVCREQLKLNDRTWRCDNQHSYDVAKQGYVNLHVVQHKHSKNPGDTPESVQARRAFLSAGHYAPLQQAVVKKIRDLRIENLLDIGCGEGYYTDAMQQEVLQCVGVDIAKNAIQVAAKLNKEITWVVGTGATLPVLDESIDLCTSLFSPIPKQEILRVLKPKSYLMVVTPAPQHLYAMREALFEEVKPHEPQKFVEQLQDEFDLVSEQIVEASMNLPQADLKNLIAMTPYAYKAKSERRLALEQQEQFELMAQYQIYIFQKK
- the mraY gene encoding phospho-N-acetylmuramoyl-pentapeptide-transferase, encoding MLLWLFEHLAGYDSTFQVVRYLTLRSLLSVLTALTIGLVLGPIMIRKLQALKYGQAVSSFAPENHAKKMGTPTMGGVLILLSIGISTLLWADLSNPYVWIVLAVMVIFGAVGWADDWIKIRYKDNAGLPARKKFFWTSVGSLGAGIALYMIAQQQTNPVVTANMLDVLIPFFKDHSIPLSVVPLGIGFIIFTYFVINGASNAVNLTDGLDGLAIMPIVLVATGLGVFAYLAGDVRFANYLHIPYVKYSSELVVICAAMIGAGLAFLWFNAHPAQVFMGDVGALSLGAMLGTIAVMVRQEIVFAIMAGVFLVEAISVFLQIGSLRMRNKRVFLMAPLHHHYEKKGWRETQVVIRFWIITIMLVVLGLMTLKLR
- the murF gene encoding UDP-N-acetylmuramoyl-tripeptide--D-alanyl-D-alanine ligase gives rise to the protein MHTSTTSTVPLVPWTAAQLQQATQGYWLNDQQPEGEIKRILMDSRDAEAGDAFLALKGERFDAHDFVAQVAANGCQIAIVDHPVDAEICQLVVEDTRQALGRLGAFRRQQNPQLKVIALTGSSGKTTTKEMLGSILSRIAPTLITRGNLNNDLGVPMMLLELRHEHQYAVMELGASHKGEIDYTSNLVQPHVAGILNIGTAHMGEFGGRDGICRAKSEIYSHISDISIVPAHDDFTQEIRNAVQTEQVMSFGEGGEVFATNIELQSQSATFTLNTPQGIKTVQLPFAGEHNVQNATAAAAFALAIGVGLDDIVIGLEHAVGAKGRLNFIEHKEYLFIDDTYNANPTSMRAAADVLAQQEGIRVMVTGDIGELGSSAAIEHYKLGRDLVSVKGLNFVVAVGEFAPAAQEGARSTQYGKKMQAFLNQEQALPFLINLIETHQPQPMSFLFKGSRYTHMETLMAALMEKL